The nucleotide sequence GTTTAAAATTATACGAATTCACTCGGGATTGTTATTTGTTTTTACAATCATTTAAACGTCCTGAATTAAGTGTAAGAGGATTGGTTTTTTCCTATCATACTGAATATGCAAAAAAAGTTGGTATTCGAGTAGATATAAAACGTGGCGAAGATGGTTCGTTAGCCTTAGGATTAAAGAAATATGGCAAAATAGCCTTCGTTAGAAAAAGCTCTGCCAGAGCAGTAACAGGCTATGGTACAGTAGGTATTGATGGCACATTATATAACAGCTTCAAAGTTCGCGCTATCAAATCTATTAAAAACATATCTAGCTTATTATCTCGTCAAGAAACTTATAAGGATGATAATTCCAATTTAATTGAATAACGTTTAAATACATACAAATGAGAACTCGAAAGCCTTTTGATAGAAATAATTTAAAGATAAATAAAGGATGGAATGTGCTTGAAGTTGGCTCCGGTCATAATCCATCATTTAGATCCAATGTTATTGTTGAAAAATACATTGATAATAATGGACATCGGTGTGGTGACGTAAAAATATTTAAGCATCAAACCTTTATTAATGCAGACGGAGAAAATCTTCCTTTCCAAGACAAGGAATTTGACTATGTAATTTGTAATCAAGTTTTAGAACATGTAGATAATCCCGATCAATTTATACAAGAGCTGATAAGGGTGAGCAAAAGAGGTTATTTTGAAACCCCAAGTCTTATCGGTGAATTTCTATTTCCAAAAGAATCACACAAGTGGGCTATTCTTGATATTGATAATAAACTTGTTTTTTACGAAAAATCTAAAATGAGTGGAAACTTTCTTAATAATTATGGTGAATTATTTTTAAATTACCTTCCATTTCAATCATTACCTTATAAACTTTTATGGCTTACAGAAGGAGATCTAATGCTTAATAGATATGAATGGGTTGATGATATTGATTTTATAGTAAATCCGAGTGACGATTTTTATTCTTCTTTTTTTACAACGAAATGGTCGAAAAAAATGGTCGAAAAAGTTTTTCCAAAAAGATCTTTAACAAATGAACTAAGAAAAATTATATTTTCTATTGCTTACCTAATTAAATTAAAAGTACAAAGCAAAATATTCAAACACCAAACAATCACACTTGAAGAATACTTAAGAGCAAATAAAACAAACATCTAGCAACAAATAAAGAAATTTTATGGCAGTACTATTCTGGATCTTTCTGCTTATTATTTTTTATACCTACTTAGGATATGGAATTATTCTTTATATTCTTGTAAAGGTTAAAGAGTTCTTTGTAAAGCGAAAAATTAAAGTGATACCAAACCAATTACCAGAAGTAACTCTCTTTATCACTGCATACAATGAAGAAAAGATTGTTGAACTAAAGATGAAAAATTGCAGGGAACTATCCTACCCTTCAGAATTATTGAAGATTGTGTGGGTGACTGATGGATCTAATGACAAGACAATGGAGCTCTTGAATAAATATCCTGATGTAAAGGTTTTGCACCGCCCAGAACGTAGAGGAAAGACGTCGGCCATGAATCGGGGAATGACATTTGTTGAATCGCCTATAGTTGTGTTTACTGATGCTAACACAATGCTTAACAGGGAGGCTATTCTGGAAATTGTGAAAGAATTTACTGACCCAATGGTGGGTTGCGTAGCGGGAGAGAAAAGAGTTTTATCTAAAGAGATAGATTCCGCTACTGCAGGGGAAGGAATCTACTGGAAATATGAATCTACGCTTAAAGCATTGGATTATCGGCTTTATTCGGCTGTTGGTGCAGCAGGAGAATTATTTGCTGTACGTAAGGTATTGTTTGAGCCTATGCCCGCCGACACCTTGCTAGACGATTTTATTTTATCTTTGAGAATTGCGCAAAAGGGATATAAGATTGCCTATTGCAACAAAGCGTTTGCCATGGAGGCGGCTTCTCTTAACATGAAAGAAGAGGAGAAACGTAAAGTACGTATCGCCGCCGGAGGTTTACAATCTATATGGAGGCTTAGAAGTTTGTTTAATATTCTCAGATATGGGTGGCTTAGTTTTCAATTTGTGAGTCACCGGGTATTGCGTTGGACGCTCACTCCTCTACTATTGTTTCTTCTGATTCCAATTAATGGTATACTTGCTTTTCAAGGTGATCCAGTTTATATCGGACTTTTTATTCTTCAGGGATTGTTTTATCTGATGGCTATAACCGGATACCAACTTGAAAAGAAAAAAGTTCGAAATAAACTATTGTTTGTCCCTTACTATTTTGTGTTTATGAATATCAACGTCATGCAAGGCTTTATTTACATATTAAAAAATAATGGCTCCGGAACCTGGGAAAAAGCAAAAAGAGACGATAACAACGACTTATCGAAGTTAAATGGTGATATTTAATTGAATTAATTCAACTTTTTTATACATTTGTATATTATAATGAAATGCAGATTGCGGGAGGACTAATTATGAGCGACAAAATGGCATCGGAATATTCCGTTCTAATTGTAGATGATGTACCCACTAATGTTATGTTGGTACAGGCCATTCTTAAAAAGGAGGGTTATACTTTGATTACAGCTAATAGTGGTAAAATGGCGCTTGATATAATTAATCAATGTTATCCGAATCTTATTTTGCTTGATATTATGATGCCTGAAATGGATGGTTTCGAAGTATTACAGCGACTAAAAGAGAATCCTAAAACAAATCATATCCCCGTGATAATCATGTCTGCCTTAAGTGACATGCAAAGCGTGGTAAAAGGGTACCAATTAGGCGCCGTCGAATATGTTACCAAACCGTTTCAAAGAGAAGAGCTTGTTAAACGGGTAGCACATCGTTTTGAATTGTTTAGTATTAAACGTATTAAAGCTGACCTTGAACGTACGATAGAATCACGGGATACTTTATATTCAGTAATTGCTCACGACCTACGTTCTCCACTAGGTTCTTTGCAAATGATGAATAATGCTATATTGATGATGGTAGATGAACAACAGGTTGGCAAGGATGTATTTGAAATGTTGCAGATGATGAATAAAACATCTGAAGAGATTTTTCTACTTCTGGATAATTTACTGAAATGGGCAAAAAACAGATTGGATAAGCAAATTGTTTTTAAACAAATAACTGATGTAAATGGTATAATTGACAGCACTGCTCAGATTTATTTACCTGTTGCTGAACAGAAAGGAATTACGCTGGAAATTAAAAACATGGATAAAGAATTACAAGGCTTTGTTGATATTGACATGCTGAAAACGGTTATTCGTAATCTTGTATCCAATGCCTTAAAGTTTTCCTACAACGGTGGTATTGTTACTGTTGATACGCAAACCAAAGAAAATGAAATAGTTGTTAGCGTTAAAGATACTGGTAAAGGCATGACTAATGAAGAAATTGACAAACTCATGAATCAAAATGTTCACTTTACCACCTACGGAACAAACAATGAAAAAGGCTCTGGATTAGGATTAATGCTTTGCAAGGACTTTATCAAACTTCATAATGGAGAACTTCGGGTTGAATCCGAGCCAGATAAGGGTTCTACATTTAGTTTTACGTTGCCTTCGGGAATAGCATAGAAATTAATAATATTATACTACGAAAGTTTACATTTTAAAAGAGGATAAGCGAATTAAATTCACCTATCCTCTTTTAAAATGTAAGTATAAAAATTGCCAGGAAAGTTACTTATTGTATACTTTACCACTTTGAGGAGACAAATACCAATTTGAATTATTAGCTCCTCCAGACTTCGCCCAATTTAGGAAGTTAGGATAAGCTTCTTGTATAGTAACAGACTCTGCGGGGTATTTAAAATTGGCCGTTGGAATTAATAAACCCCATACCATATTGTTGTAATCTGTATAATCCAATGGATCACTTTTAACTTTTGATGTAGCTTTAAAACCTGCCAAATGGATTTCTTTTCTATTTACATCATTGTTCTGCCCAATAATCAGATAAAAGTTTAAATTGGAAATATTAATATCTGATTCAGAAACACTGTTACTAAATGCAACTTCAAATTTATATGTATCTGTTTTATATTTTGGCAACGATGGATTTGTATTTGTAATACCCGGTGATGATAAACCAAATGTGCTGTATACATCCGGAAATAGGATTAAGTTCGCTTTATCCTGGCCGTT is from uncultured Macellibacteroides sp. and encodes:
- a CDS encoding class I SAM-dependent methyltransferase, which gives rise to MRTRKPFDRNNLKINKGWNVLEVGSGHNPSFRSNVIVEKYIDNNGHRCGDVKIFKHQTFINADGENLPFQDKEFDYVICNQVLEHVDNPDQFIQELIRVSKRGYFETPSLIGEFLFPKESHKWAILDIDNKLVFYEKSKMSGNFLNNYGELFLNYLPFQSLPYKLLWLTEGDLMLNRYEWVDDIDFIVNPSDDFYSSFFTTKWSKKMVEKVFPKRSLTNELRKIIFSIAYLIKLKVQSKIFKHQTITLEEYLRANKTNI
- a CDS encoding glycosyltransferase family 2 protein; this encodes MAVLFWIFLLIIFYTYLGYGIILYILVKVKEFFVKRKIKVIPNQLPEVTLFITAYNEEKIVELKMKNCRELSYPSELLKIVWVTDGSNDKTMELLNKYPDVKVLHRPERRGKTSAMNRGMTFVESPIVVFTDANTMLNREAILEIVKEFTDPMVGCVAGEKRVLSKEIDSATAGEGIYWKYESTLKALDYRLYSAVGAAGELFAVRKVLFEPMPADTLLDDFILSLRIAQKGYKIAYCNKAFAMEAASLNMKEEEKRKVRIAAGGLQSIWRLRSLFNILRYGWLSFQFVSHRVLRWTLTPLLLFLLIPINGILAFQGDPVYIGLFILQGLFYLMAITGYQLEKKKVRNKLLFVPYYFVFMNINVMQGFIYILKNNGSGTWEKAKRDDNNDLSKLNGDI
- a CDS encoding hybrid sensor histidine kinase/response regulator translates to MQIAGGLIMSDKMASEYSVLIVDDVPTNVMLVQAILKKEGYTLITANSGKMALDIINQCYPNLILLDIMMPEMDGFEVLQRLKENPKTNHIPVIIMSALSDMQSVVKGYQLGAVEYVTKPFQREELVKRVAHRFELFSIKRIKADLERTIESRDTLYSVIAHDLRSPLGSLQMMNNAILMMVDEQQVGKDVFEMLQMMNKTSEEIFLLLDNLLKWAKNRLDKQIVFKQITDVNGIIDSTAQIYLPVAEQKGITLEIKNMDKELQGFVDIDMLKTVIRNLVSNALKFSYNGGIVTVDTQTKENEIVVSVKDTGKGMTNEEIDKLMNQNVHFTTYGTNNEKGSGLGLMLCKDFIKLHNGELRVESEPDKGSTFSFTLPSGIA